The nucleotide sequence CAAGATACCGCAGCACGCCGCAATTTCAGCGCAATCGCCATTAGCCTGGCGTCGCCGGATAAAATTCTCGAACGGTCACACGGTGAAGTAACCAAGCCGGAGACGATCAATTACCGTTCATTTAAGCCGGAAAAGGATGGGCTTTTTTGCGAGAAAATTTTCGGCCCCGTGCGTGATTGGGAATGCCATTGCGGCAAATACAAACGTATTCGCTACAAAGGCATTGTCTGCGACCGTTGCGGCGTTGAAGTGACCACAAAATCGGTGCGGCGTGAGCGCATGGGGCATATCACGCTTGCCGTGCCGGTGGTTCATATTTGGTATTGGAAGGCTTTGCCCTCGAAGATCGGATATATTCTCGGCATGAGCGGCAAGGATCTAGAAAAAGTCATTTATTACGAATCGTATGTCGTAATTCAGCCCGGCCGCAGCGGCCTTCGCCCGAAAGAGTTGCTGACGGAAGATGATTATTTCCGCATCACCTCCGAGATGGGAGCAAGCGAAGGCAGCGCCGGAAACGAGTCCGAGCAGTTCGTCGCCAAGATCGGCGGTGAAGCTGTTCTCGAATTATTGCGCCGTTCCGATCCGAGCTTGCTGTCGACCGAGTTGCGCCATCAAGTCAAAACCGAAACCTCCTTCCAGCGCAAGACCGAAGCGTTGAAGCGGTTGAAAGTCATTGAAGCAATCAAGCGCAGCCAGAATCGGCCGGAGTGGATGGTGTTGTCCGTCATTCCGGTGATTCCGCCGGAATTGCGCCCCTTGGTGCCGTTGGAAGGCGGCCGTTTTGCCACCTCTGATCTGAATGATCTCTATCGCCGCGTCATCATTCGTAATAACCGCCTTAAGAAGTTGATGGAGATCAAGGCGCCGGAAGTCATCTTGCGCAATGAAAAACGCATGCTGCAAGAAGCCGTCGATGCGCTGTTTGATAACGGCCGTAAAACGGCTGCGGTGCGCGGCGATGGCAATCGCCCACTGAAATCGTTGTCCGATATGTTGCGCGGCAAGCAAGGGCGTTTCCGCCAGAACCTGCTGGGTAAGCGTATCGATTATTCCGGCCGTTCGGTGATTGTGGTAGGCCCGGAGTTGCGCTTGCACGAATGCGGCTTGCCTAAAGAAATGGCGCTGGAATTGTTCAAGCCATTTGTGATCCGCAAGCTGGTCGAGCGGTCAATCGCCAAAACCGTGAAAAGCGCCAAAAAAATGGTTGACCGCCGCGACGCCAGCGTTTGGGATATTTTAGAAGAAATCATCGACGATCATCCCATTTTGTTGAACCGCGCGCCGACGTTGCACCGTTTGGGCATTCAGGCGTTTCAACCGATTTTGATCGAAGGCAAGGCGCTGCAGATTCATCCGCTGGTGTGCGCGGCATTCAATGCCGATTTTGACGGCGATCAGATGGCGGTACATGTGCCGTTGAGCTATTACGCTCAAACCGAGACGCGTTTGTTGATGCTCTCGAGTCATAATATCCTGTCGCCGGCCTCCGGTCGCCCGTTGGCGATTCCGAGCCAGGATATCGTGCTTGGCATTTATTACCTGACCAAGGCCAGAA is from Cytophagia bacterium CHB2 and encodes:
- the rpoC gene encoding DNA-directed RNA polymerase subunit beta', producing the protein MTYFPKQDTAARRNFSAIAISLASPDKILERSHGEVTKPETINYRSFKPEKDGLFCEKIFGPVRDWECHCGKYKRIRYKGIVCDRCGVEVTTKSVRRERMGHITLAVPVVHIWYWKALPSKIGYILGMSGKDLEKVIYYESYVVIQPGRSGLRPKELLTEDDYFRITSEMGASEGSAGNESEQFVAKIGGEAVLELLRRSDPSLLSTELRHQVKTETSFQRKTEALKRLKVIEAIKRSQNRPEWMVLSVIPVIPPELRPLVPLEGGRFATSDLNDLYRRVIIRNNRLKKLMEIKAPEVILRNEKRMLQEAVDALFDNGRKTAAVRGDGNRPLKSLSDMLRGKQGRFRQNLLGKRIDYSGRSVIVVGPELRLHECGLPKEMALELFKPFVIRKLVERSIAKTVKSAKKMVDRRDASVWDILEEIIDDHPILLNRAPTLHRLGIQAFQPILIEGKALQIHPLVCAAFNADFDGDQMAVHVPLSYYAQTETRLLMLSSHNILSPASGRPLAIPSQDIVLGIYYLTKARSGLPGEGKVFANVDEVNIAYNTKQIALHTKIKVRIDDKIIETTVGRVILNRIVPREVGFVNELLTKKRLEELTSQVYKQLGNFRTAMFLDELKLLGFQHAMLSGVTVGVKDVIIPEEKQKYLDDAFRKVHTIQNQYEKGVITDGERYNQIIDIWTHTTSDVAEKMFDRLQGDRQGFNPIFMMADSGARGSKEQIRQLAGMRGLMAKPQKKMTGQMGEIIENPITANFREGLSVLEYFIST